From the Pseudomonas monsensis genome, the window GGCGTCGAGGCTGTCGAGCAGCTCGGTGCCTTCGAGCATCGGCACACCATGCTGTTTGGCCAGCGCGCGCGCGGTGTGCTTGAGACCGAACACCCGCAGTTGTTCGGCTGTAGGGCCGATGAACGCGATGCCGTGCGCTTCGCAGGCCTCGGCGAAGGCGGCGTTCTCGGACAGGAAACCGTAACCGGGATGAATGGCAGTCGCGCCGCTGGCCGTGGCAATGGCGAGGATTTTGTCGACGGCCAGATAAGTGCCGGCGGCGGCCCCTTCACCGAGGCTGTGGGCTTCAGCGGCGTGCAGGATATGCAGGCTGGCGGCATCGGCTTCGGAATACACGGCGACGCCTTGCACTTGCAAGTCACGCAGCGTGCGCAGGATGCGGCAGGCGATGGCGCCCCGGTTGGCGATGAGGATTTTTTCGAACATGGCATAACCCCTGAAGGGGAAGCGGGCCGTCCCGCCGTTTTTCGACAGACATCCGGGCCGTCCCGGATGAAAAAAACATTTACTTCAAATCACTACAGGTCCCTGTGGGAGCTGGCTTGCCAGCGATGACGCCGGCACTACCAACATCAATGGTGACTGACACACCGCTATCGCTGGCAAGCCAGCTCCCACAAGGTTTAGGGGTGTCTGGGAGATTTCAGGCACTGCCCGGAACGCGCCTGGCACAGTGCGAAAAACCAACGGCGCAATCGGCTCATGGTCAGTTCCATACCAGCAACTGCGCAGGTGTCGGGTTGTATGCGTTGCACGGGTTGTTCAATTGCGGGCAGTTGGAAATCAGCACGATCACATCCATCTCCGCACGCAAATCGACGTACTTGCCCGGTGCCGAAATCCCGTCCTCGAAGGTCAGCCCGCCATCCGCCGTCACCGGCACATTCATGAAGAAATTGATGTTCGGCCCGATGTCGCCTTTGCCCAGCCGCCCGTCGTGGACGCAGGCGCGCAGGTAGTTGTCGCGGCAGCTGTGCATGTAGCGTTTTTCCAGGGCGTAGCGCACGGTATTGCTCTCTTGTGCGCAGGCGCCACCGAGGGTGTCGTGGCGCCCGCAGGTGTCGGCGACGATGGTCAGCATCGCGTGGCCGAGATTGGAATACAGCACGCTGCCGGTGCTCAGGTAGACGCTGTTTTGCCGACGCAAGGTGCGTTGCACGTCGTAGCGCTCCTTGGGATTGGCGAGGCTGTAGAACAAGGTGTCGATGGCCTGATTGCCTTCCAGGTCGAGGATGCGCAGGGTCTGGCCGGCCTTGACCTCCATCAGCCAGGGTTCACCGGCCGGGATCGTGGCGCGGTACACCGCTGTGTCGGGTTGTTTTTGCGAAGTGGCGATAGCAACGGACATGGCAGCGATCCTCAGGCGAACAAACGGTCGGTGTTGATAAAGCCGCGCTCGTTTTCCGGGCGCGAGGTGCGGCAGTGTTCGGCGACGCTCGCGTCGGCGTTCATCCAGCTCAGCTTCAAGGGTTTTG encodes:
- a CDS encoding urea amidolyase associated protein UAAP2, coding for MSVAIATSQKQPDTAVYRATIPAGEPWLMEVKAGQTLRILDLEGNQAIDTLFYSLANPKERYDVQRTLRRQNSVYLSTGSVLYSNLGHAMLTIVADTCGRHDTLGGACAQESNTVRYALEKRYMHSCRDNYLRACVHDGRLGKGDIGPNINFFMNVPVTADGGLTFEDGISAPGKYVDLRAEMDVIVLISNCPQLNNPCNAYNPTPAQLLVWN